GTACTAGGCGTGAGAAATCAAATGTGGAAAAAGATATACGCGAAAAAACTAGGCCATGGAAGTTGTTCTCTGGTCAAGCAATCTAAATCTACAATGGGAACCAACAATGACCAAATTTGAACACCGTTATATGTACAGCGTACAAACAAACTAAAGAAGGAATACATGCATTACATATTTACATGTGATGTTTATTCTATTCTATGAGCAAATGAGATAGCATAGGTCCTGGATCCTTGCTTCTGAGACATTAGCCGAAGGCAGCACCCTAAACTTGCCATTGCCAGAGCAAGTCAGAGTCAACTGCTCAGAGCTTGTCATTGCCTGCACAACGAGAATTCGTTAGCTACATAAATTGAATAATAACATCAGGGTTATTGTGGTTTGAATACGTTCGTCGTCTATTTTAGatggaataaaataaaatgataagtaGAGTAGGGCAGAATTCAACTTGACATGAATTTGTAACTAAACGGTGAAGGGAGAGATCCATGTAGAGTGCTTGTTCCAATACCTCACAAGGCATAGTTATGTCATCACAGCTCCACCATTTCAAAGGAACACAATCGATGTAGCGGCACCAGCTACagtacttgttcaaatttacccCTTGAACAATAGCAACAGTAACTCCAGCAAGTCTGCGTCGtgcaaacataaataaataatcagatACGATGAAAGACAggttttttttctttaagaaGAAATAGACGCTGATTACGAAAACTTACACAAGACTGAAAATGACTAGCGAAACACTCCTCAAGACTGGTTTATCAAACTTGTGTCTGTGCTGAACCTTATTCTTAGCATCATAATCAATCAAAAAGCCTTTAATATGATACAGTTTCCCAAGCTCTGGCTTTAATAGAAGCATAAAACCAGTAAGAAATCCTGAGATAAATCCCCCAATGTTGGAAAAGTTGTTGACATATGGCATCAGgccgactattgtgtttactgtcAAGATGATGGAAAACAACACGAGAGTTGCAAACTGCAATTAAATACGTGAAGATTGTTAGTCCCGCTAAAAAACATCGAAGCAAATCTAGTAAGGATATACAAAGGACCTTTTTGGAGTAAATCGTCCAATTTCGAATGAGTCCAGACAGCAATGCACCAAGCAATCCAAACAATGCACCAGAAGATGTAACTGATGCCCTATCTTGAAGAAATAAAGCAGCTACCAAACTACCCATTAGGGCTGAAAGTATGTATATGAGTCCTGTCCTCACTACATTGAATTAAAAGGAAGGAGGTGCGTTAATCATTATCCTTCAGAAACACAAATTAGAACTGTATTAGCTTCTGTAAAAGAGGAAAGTATATGCATGAAGGGAAACTTTACATGGTCCAAACTCTTGCTCCAAGTGAATTCCAACAAATATTACACTAGAAAGACTGATGATAATGTGGAAAACACCTCCGTGCAAGCATGAGCTCGTGAGAAGGCGCCACGGTTGATGACCTTTTACCAAATATCTCTTGTGAAGCGCCCCCATTGAATCAAGCCTACATCAGGAAGAAATATAACAGAGTATGAATTCTCTCTCAAAAAGGAAACAAATAAGGAAACTGGATTCTTTCTCAATATTACAAGTAAGATGACATGAGGAACGAGACACCTACAACATtttcatttcctttttcttGCATTACTTTCTCACGTGCAATTTAAGAGCACTTGGGCACAAAAGAGGGAATGGTGATCCTCTATCTCAGTATAAAATGGAAGGACAACAGCATATGCGAAAAATCTCACCATGACATCATGGTAGCAAAATGTATTTTGTCAATCAACTAGCCATTTATTGTGTACAGAAGATTCCATCAAAGAATTTACCAAGAAACTGAAATATTTCAGTGTCATTTTCCCATTCCACACACTAAAGCAACTAACGGACAGAAAACCCTTCATAATGTACTACAGGAGTACCAAGCTGTCCACTCGTCAGCCAAATAAAAGCAAAACTCCAAGAGGCCAATGATATTTAGTAATATTCAGTAAGTAACGTAAAATACAGTACCAGCAAACTCAATATAATATTGGAAAGATCAAACCACTACAGTAGGACCATATTAGTGCAAAGTATTCAATGATATCAAAATGTCCAATCAACTCATTGATTTGAATCAGGTTAACACATTACATACAAGATTTATGGACCCGACGGACATCAGTCACAGAAACTAAAAATCAATACATTGAATCAAGAAATCAAACCCAACTCCATATATATAACCAATTTACTTAAGAGTTGAGATGAACTTGATCAGTACCTATCGCATTCTTACACTATATTAATCCAATAAATTCCAAATTTACCCATTACATTTGAAATGAATCAAAGATCATCAAAATCCAACACAAGTTAGAAAAAGACTCACGCAGAAGCTGAAGGGCCAAGCAAAGGATTTTCGGCCAGCGGCTGAAAGGAGAACCTTCCAAGGGATTTGATGGCGCATTGCGCATGGGAATTGCCCcaacaatcatttacaaacatAGTGGCAGTAAAAGAAATCAAGTGAAGGATCACAAATATAGATATGATCCAAGTGTTCTCCTTTCTCTGAGAGAGGGGCCTGAAGAATGGAAAGGGTATTCTCTGTTCTTTGACAGATTCTTCTGCTGTGAGTTCAGCTGAGATTCTTGGTACCGAATGTGGAGTGGGCTTGATTTCTACAAGGGTTTGGAGTTTTGGGGTTTCTTCCATTGAAGGAAAGATCGTTTCTTGGAATGGTGAGGATGAAACTGAATGAGGATTTATGTGCTTAGAACTGTCGATTCTTGGGTCCAGCCAAATCCCACTGGGAAACAAATCACAAATCTCATTTTTCTGGTTTTGTGGATCAAATATGGTTTCTTGGAAACGAATTGGGATTTCTAGAAATGGTAAAGATTGAACACACGGTTGGGGCGGTTGGCCGCAGCATACAGCTGAACGAGAGGGTGTGTCAGTGGTGGGTCGGCGGGAATTTGTTAACTCTGGCTtccttttttgtgtttttgttttgtatttagTCCCTGGAAGTTGCGTTATTACGCAAATAACtcgtattatttttttaagacgCTGGAACCCTTGGATGAGATGGCTTGATAGCAGTTTCGGCTATgtttaatcaaatttttttttttcaaattttctccattacttttttaaaaaaattttaatgatGATAGCAGTTTCGGCTAtgtttaatcaatatttttttttccaaattttctccattactttttttaaaaaattttaatgacCAATAACGAGAAAATATGGGAATGAGGATGACAATTTTTTCCGAGAGGAAAACCGAAACGGACGGGTGCAGAGATATATTTTCAAGTATGAGTTCCAAATCAAATCGAGATTAGTATGAGGATGCAATC
This window of the Primulina huaijiensis isolate GDHJ02 chromosome 3, ASM1229523v2, whole genome shotgun sequence genome carries:
- the LOC140972121 gene encoding inactive RHOMBOID-like protein 8, giving the protein MEETPKLQTLVEIKPTPHSVPRISAELTAEESVKEQRIPFPFFRPLSQRKENTWIISIFVILHLISFTATMFVNDCWGNSHAQCAIKSLGRFSFQPLAENPLLGPSASALDSMGALHKRYLVKGHQPWRLLTSSCLHGGVFHIIISLSSVIFVGIHLEQEFGPLRTGLIYILSALMGSLVAALFLQDRASVTSSGALFGLLGALLSGLIRNWTIYSKKFATLVLFSIILTVNTIVGLMPYVNNFSNIGGFISGFLTGFMLLLKPELGKLYHIKGFLIDYDAKNKVQHRHKFDKPVLRSVSLVIFSLVLAGVTVAIVQGVNLNKYCSWCRYIDCVPLKWWSCDDITMPCEAMTSSEQLTLTCSGNGKFRVLPSANVSEARIQDLCYLICS